In Zygosaccharomyces rouxii strain CBS732 chromosome D complete sequence, one DNA window encodes the following:
- the POP2 gene encoding CCR4-NOT core DEDD family RNase subunit POP2 (similar to uniprot|P39008 YNR052C Saccharomyces cerevisiae POP2 RNase of the DEDD superfamily subunit of the Ccr4-Not complex that mediates 3' to 5' mRNA deadenylation) produces MQSVNMQPHVFPMGEHSFFQHQQADQQPTMGMAGNQIYSPQVTQAGLLQQQQPGIIQNMPGLNKTQEIPNSYLLKQKLEAEQQQQQQQQQQQQQQQQQQQFNMGNSMGVSGAAANGPPGLNVFRQGMPALNRPGKGQLPKHMAAAAAAAAGPPILLPPPGHFFIREVWKNNLHSEFATIRKLASQYNYISMSTEFVGTIARPIGNFRSKTDYHYQTMRSNVDFLNPIQIGISLCDANGAKPDHGPSTWQFNFNFDESKEMMSAESFELLQRSGINFESHALHGVDSFEFAQLLTDSGLLMDSNTTWITYHAAYDFGFLVHILMNNSMPNNREEFEWWVHKFLPNFYDLNLICKVIQDYKQQQQPAVSQQQQFSLASLAEELGIPKFPLFTTTGGQALLTLLGFFQLSKLSMNKLPNGLSFSNYKNLIYGINGE; encoded by the coding sequence ATGCAGTCTGTGAACATGCAACCCCATGTGTTTCCCATGGGGGAGCACtcttttttccaacatCAACAAGCTGACCAGCAACCCACAATGGGCATGGCAGGAAATCAGATATATTCACCACAAGTGACGCAAGCAGGGTTATtgcagcaacaacagcctGGTATAATTCAGAATATGCCAGGTCTGAACAAGACTCAAGAGATCCCTAATTCGTACCTTCTAAAACAAAAACTTGAAGCCgaacagcaacagcaacaacaacagcaacagcagcaacaacagcagcaacaacaacaacaattcaATATGGGGAATTCGATGGGAGTGTCTGGCGCTGCTGCTAACGGGCCTCCAGGACTTAATGTTTTCCGTCAAGGTATGCCTGCACTGAATCGTCCCGGCAAGGGCCAATTACCCAAACATATGGCGGCAgcggcagcagcagcagcggGACCACCAATACTACTGCCTCCTCCAGGTCATTTCTTTATTCGAGAAGTCTGGAAGAACAATTTACATTCAGAATTTGCCACTATTAGAAAATTGGCATCTCAATACAATTATATCTCTATGAGTACAGAATTTGTTGGAACCATAGCAAgaccaattggaaatttcaGATCGAAGACTGACTACCACTACCAAACTATGAGATCGAACGTAGATTTTCTAAATCCGATTCAAATTGGTATATCGCTTTGTGATGCCAACGGTGCCAAACCAGATCACGGACCCTCCACATGgcaattcaatttcaatttcgaTGAATCAAAGGAAATGATGAGTGCAGAATCTTTTgaacttttacaaagatcAGGTATCAACTTTGAGAGCCATGCTCTTCACGGCGTGGattcatttgaatttgcaCAGCTCTTGACAGATTCTGGTTTAttaatggattcaaatACAACATGGATTACTTACCACGCAGCCTAtgattttggatttttggTGCATATACTGATGAATAATTCGATGCCTAATAACAgggaagaatttgaatggTGGGTACACAAGTTTTTACCCAATTTCTACGATCTTAACTTAATTTGCAAGGTTATCCAAGATTATaagcaacaacaacaaccagCAGTATCgcagcaacagcaattTTCCTTAGCATCATTAGCAGAAGAGCTAGGAATTCCTAAGTTCCCACTTTTTACTACAACTGGTGGTCAAGCTCTTCTAACTTTACTcggattttttcaattgagtAAACTATCGATGAATAAATTACCAAATGGATTGAGCTTCTCCAATTACAAAAACCTAATCTACGGCATAAATGGTGAGTAA
- the OCA4 gene encoding Oca4p (similar to uniprot|P25366 Saccharomyces cerevisiae YCR095C Cytoplasmic protein required for replication of Brome mosaic virus in S. cerevisiae which is a model system for studying replication of positive-strand RNA viruses in their natural hosts): MLVPPANFGIAEEGIYRCSKVETLNLSFIETLNLKTVIFIGGQEPSKFFKESFNEQSIKWYLIRMSDFSAAGKPISSGNKSPSVENRKDDHKKHASHSKTSSVDSTKGDESYHLTDSDDLMLIKGSCIKSAFQLLLNKERHNILLVDRTSIIVGVLRKIQRWNISSIINEYRLFSGKNRSYFAETFLEILQVIIEQEKEDDSMMEEMQGLELGENQDSLKRLHDHRKLSNAIVVYEEDLDKPIEVPPRLLRIVDEAEKRSQLSSSAQDPNTNPSTMTRTSSDLGIFGNRYRLAFNGRERGFYKYYNNFKQDGMEDALTLQIPRESLLPEWLKFQRDLWERENSSEEHTFYKESIFI, translated from the coding sequence ATGCTTGTGCCGCCggcaaattttggaattgcTGAAGAAGGTATCTATCGTTGTTCCAAAGTAGAGACTTTGAATCTTTCATTTATTGAAactttaaatttaaagacTGTTATATTCATTGGTGGTCAAGAACcatcaaaattcttcaaagaatccTTCAACGAACAATCTATTAAATGGTATCTGATTAGAATGTCAGATTTCTCTGCTGCCGGTAAACCCATTAGTAGTGGTAACAAAAGCCCCAGTGTTGAGAATCGAAAGGATGACCACAAGAAACATGCTTCACATTCCAAAACTTCATCTGTGGATAGCACGAAGGGTGATGAAAGTTATCATTTGACTGATAGTGATGATTTAATGCTAATCAAAGGGTCTTGCATTAAAAGTGCTTTCCAGCTCTTATTGAATAAGGAGAGGCATAATATTTTATTAGTTGATAGAACATCTATTATTGTTGGGGTATTAAGAAAGATTCAGAGATGGAacatttcatcaataattAACGAATACAGATTATTCTCAGGGAAAAATCGTAGTTATTTTGCAGAGACATTTTTGGAGATTTTGCAAGTAATCATTGAACAGGAGAAAGAAGACGATAGTATGATGGAAGAAATGCAAGGTTTGGAATTAGGAGAAAATcaagattctttgaaacGATTGCATGATCACAGAAAGCTTTCCAATGCTATTGTTGTatatgaagaagatttggataagCCCATTGAAGTACCTCCAAGGTTACTTCGTATCgttgatgaagctgaaaagaGAAGCCaattatcatcatctgcACAGGATCCTAATACAAACCCAAGCACAATGACGAGAACCTCGTCAGATCTGGGTATATTTGGGAATCGCTACCGATTAGCGTTCAACGGAAGAGAGCGTGGTTTCTACAAGTACTATAACAATTTTAAGCAAGACGGTATGGAAGATGCACTAACTTTACAAATACCAAGGGAATCATTACTGCCAGAATGgctaaaatttcaaagggATCTATgggaaagagaaaattcGTCCGAAGAGCATACGTTTTACAAGGAAAGCATATTCATATGA
- the NOG2 gene encoding putative GTPase NOG2 (similar to gnl|GLV|DEHA0E02046g Debaryomyces hansenii DEHA0E02046g and some similarites with YNR053C uniprot|P53742 Saccharomyces cerevisiae YNR053C NOG2 Putative GTPase that associates with pre-60S ribosomal subunits in the nucleolus and is required for their nuclear export and maturation) — protein MGTGKKEKQRRVRQNDTRDGNLRVKGENFYRDAKKVQFLNMYKGSKSQRNKKGEIVKSADLQDKTIPDARVQPDRRWFNSTRVISQDALQHFRDALGETQKDSYQVLLKRNKLPMSLLEEKDRTESPTANILETESYSQAFGPNAQRKKPRIAASSLEEVAQMTQKDNEAYEEKQELNSTLGLMGNQEDEENGWTNLAKESVFSKGQSKRIWNELYKVIDSSDVVIHVLDARDPLGTRCKSVEDYMSKETPHKHLMYVLNKCDLVPTWVALLRQFSQLHMDRKQISVGFIGYPNTGKSSIINTLRKKKVCQVAPIPGETKVWQYITLMKRIFLIDCPGIVPPSSTDNEQDILLRGVVRVENVSNAEQYIPAVLERCQVKHVERTYEISGWKDATDFLQMLARKQGRLLKGGEPDESSVAKHVVRDFNRGKIPWFVLPPEKEEEEKAKEEDKNSKKRSQQDEEVVNAKKSKTN, from the exons ATGGGTACTGGTAAAAAGGAGAAACAGAGAAGAGTCCGTCAGAATGACACCAGAGATGGGAATTTGCGTGTGAAAGGTGAAAATTTTTACAGAGATGCCAAAAAGGTTCAGTTCCTGAACATGTACAAGGGTAGCAAATCCCAGAGAAACAAGAAGGGTGAAATTGTTAAGAGCGCTGATTTGCAAGATAAAACTATTCCTGATGCTCGTGTGCAACCTGATCGTCGTTGGTTCAATAGTACAAGAGTTATCTCGCAAGATGCATTACAACATTTTAGGGATGCATTGGGTGAAACTCAAAAGGATTCATACCAGGTCCTactgaaaagaaacaaattgCCCATGTCActcttggaagaaaaagataGAACTGAATCACCAACAGCAAACATCTTGGAAACTGAAAGTTATTCCCAAGCTTTTGGACCTAATGCCCAGAGGAAAAAACCACGTATTGCAGCATCTAGTTTAGAGGAAGTCGCTCAAATGACACAGAAGGACAATGAAGCATATGAGGAGAAgcaagaattgaattcaaCTTTGGGATTGATGGGGaatcaagaagatgaagaaaatggatGGACGAATCTTGCTAAAGAGTCAGTTTTCTCCAAGGGACAGTCTAAGCGTATATGGAACGAATTATACAAGGTTATTGATTCATCGGATGTGGTAATACACGTTTTAGATGCAAGAGACCCATTGGGTACTCGTTGTAAATCGGTGGAAGACTACATGTCAAAAGAAACACCACATAAGCATTTAATGTACGTGCTGAATAAATGTGATTTAGTACCAACTTGGGTGGCA CTTTTACgtcaattttctcaattgcACATGGATAGAAAGCAGATATCAGTCGGATTTATTGGTTATCCAAATACCGGTAAATCTTCTATTATCAACACattgaggaaaaagaaagtttGTCAAGTTGCCCCAATTCCAGGTGAGACCAAGGTTTGGCAATATATTACTTTAATGAAGAGAATCTTTTTGATAGATTGTCCAGGTATTGTACCACCATCTAGTACAGATAATGAGCAAGATATTTTGCTAAGAGGTGTCGTAAGAGTAGAAAACGTTTCCAACGCAGAACAATACATTCCAGCTGTATTGGAACGTTGTCAAGTAAAACATGTGGAGAGAACTTATGAAATATCGGGATGGAAGGATGCTACTGATTTCTTACAAATGCTTGCTAGAAAGCAGGGTAGATTACTCAAAGGTGGTGAACCTGACGAATCCAGTGTTGCTAAGCACGTTGTCCGTGATTTCAACAGAGGTAAAATACCGTGGTTCGTACTACCCCcagaaaaggaagaagaagagaaggCCAAAGAGGAGGATAAGAACTCCAAGAAAAGATCTCAAcaggatgaagaagtggTTAACGCTAAAAAGTCAAAAACAAATTAG
- the ESF2 gene encoding RNA-binding ATPase activator ESF2 (similar to uniprot|P53743 YNR054C Saccharomyces cerevisiae ESF2 Essential nucleolar protein involved in pre-18S rRNA processing): MASDHSDVDDFSSDGEESNPLLIKSDKKSQIHGDVFDKESDEEDEQSEHSEKEEEQEEDQDEDDKQETNEGVVSQPAQASKSASDEEAERKAKKLERIQKLRSAKKSKHKTGVVYLSTIPPYMKPTKMRQILTRFGEVDRLFLRREDEKSHKQRVRSGGNKKVMYVEGWAEFVRKRDAKLCAATLNGNIIGGKKGSFYHDDIMNLKYLPGFKWSDLTDQIARENDIRQSKLEMEISQANKLNAEYTKNVEKSKMLQNMKNSKKRKNGEQDEDESKEVVEPRKNFKQHKVASSRANAPEDIKKHDNSKDLGTVLNNLL; this comes from the coding sequence ATGGCAAGCGATCATAGCGATGTGGATGATTTTTCCAGTGACGGAGAAGAGTCTAATCCTCTACTGATTAAATCTGACAAGAAATCTCAAATTCATGGAGATGTTTTCGACAAggaaagtgatgaagaagatgaacagAGTGAACACagtgaaaaagaagaggagCAGGAggaagatcaagatgaagatgataagCAGGAGACTAATGAAGGTGTCGTGAGCCAACCAGCTCAAGCATCAAAATCAGCctctgatgaagaagctgAAAGGAAAGCTAAGAAACTGgaaagaattcaaaaattgaggTCTGCTAAAAAATCGAAGCACAAGACAGGTGTCGTCTATTTATCCACAATTCCACCATATATGAAGCCCACTAAAATGAGACAAATTCTTACAAGATTTGGAGAAGTCGATCGTCTTTTCCTAAGAAGAGAGGATGAAAAATCACATAAGCAAAGAGTTAGaagtggtggtaataaGAAAGTAATGTACGTGGAAGGATGGGCAGAATTTGTGAGAAAAAGAGATGCCAAATTATGCGCAGCAACTCTTAATGGAAATATTATTGGAGGCAAAAAAGGATCATTTTACCATGACGATATaatgaatttaaaatatttACCAGGGTTTAAATGGTCAGATCTAACCGACCAAATAGCAAGAGAAAATGATATCAGACAATCTAAACTCGAGATGGAAATTTCCCAAGCTAATAAATTAAATGCAGAATATACTAAAAATGTTGAGAAGAGTAAGATGTTACAAAATATGAAGAATAGtaagaaaaggaaaaacgGTGAACAAGACGAGGACGAATCTAAAGAAGTCGTTGAGCCTCGTAAAAACTTTAAACAGCATAAGGTGGCCAGCTCAAGAGCTAACGCTCCTGAAGATATTAAAAAACATGATAATTCCAAGGACTTGGGAACGGTTCTAAATAATTTGTTATAG
- the BRE5 gene encoding Bre5p (some similarities with uniprot|P53741 YNR051C Saccharomyces cerevisiae BRE5 Ubiquitin protease cofactor), whose product MGATIQEIGYAFLETYYHRMNKDPSKVSCLYSQTAELTHTNYQVDFTPSSDTLPTVKLTGKENISKFFTRNNKKVSDLKVKVESCDFQTTGSSHSGILILITGEMFWTGTPTYRFVQTIILAPSGYRDTFDVTNDVIRFIGDNLLPETDVKEETKEQEEEPIKEPVKETVKEPVREPVKETAREPVKEPTKEPVKEPVKESIKEPVKEPVKESSKEPEKKQELNRGQDESNSKLERQEEKEASKKESKEAKEEEKKVEEPQEDSKSQGKEPSKENSQEPVSPQPTLPQQPVRISWASKIAAHGDSSKTNTSETPYNGTAVKKPIDGKSDLSSRKDINSRTDRSDRALNKKKTVFSTVNKDGYYPIYIKGTAGIKEDRLKDTLEAEFGTVMKITNADSFAVVDFETQKSQVDALDRRQLTVDDTEVVMGRKTVKKSPSPPVGNAQTPLRPHKKHSGKKRE is encoded by the coding sequence ATGGGCGCCACAATTCAAGAGATCGGATATGCATTTCTAGAAACTTACTACCACAGGATGAATAAAGATCCATCTAAGGTTTCATGTTTATATTCGCAAACAGCAGAATTAACACATACGAATTATCAAGTCGATTTTACACCTAGTTCAGACACACTACCAACGGTTAAATTAACAGGAAAAGAGAACATAAGCAAATTCTTCACTAGAAATAACAAGAAAGTCAGTGATTTAAAGGTGAAAGTTGAATCTTGTGATTTCCAAACAACGGGTTCATCCCACTCTGGTATATTAATTTTAATTACGGGGGAAATGTTTTGGACAGGAACACCGACTTATAGGTTTGTCCAAACTATTATACTAGCGCCAAGTGGTTACAGGGATACATTTGATGTGACGAACGATGTAATTAGATTCATTGGCGACAATCTGCTTCCGGAGACTGATGTAAAGGAAGAAACTAAAGAGCAAGAAGAGGAACCAATAAAAGAACCAGTAAAGGAAACAGTAAAGGAACCAGTAAGGGAACCAGTAAAGGAAACAGCAAGGGAACCAGTAAAGGAACCAACGAAGGAACCAGTAAAGGAACCGGTAAAGGAATCAATAAAGGAACCGGTAAAGGAACCGGTAAAGgaatcttccaaagagCCCGAAAAGAAGCAAGAACTTAACCGAGGACAAGACGAGTCTAATTCTAAATTAgaaagacaagaagaaaaggaagcATCTAAGAAGGAAAGTAAAGAGGCAAAGgaagaggagaagaagGTAGAAGAGCCCCAAGAAGATTCGAAATCGCAAGGTAAAGAGCCTTCGAAAGAAAATTCACAAGAGCCTGTATCGCCACAGCCAACGCTGCCCCAACAACCAGTTAGAATAAGTTGGGCATCAAAAATTGCAGCTCATGgagattcttcaaagacTAATACCAGTGAAACACCATACAATGGCACCGCTGTGAAAAAACCAATAGACGGTAAATCAGATTTGTCGAGTCGTAAGGACATTAATAGCAGGACCGACAGAAGCGATAGAGCCCTtaacaagaaaaagactGTTTTCAGTACGGTGAACAAAGATGGATACTATCCGATTTATATCAAGGGAACGGCTGGAATCAAAGAAGATAGACTGAAAGATACCTTAGAAGCAGAATTTGGTACAGTTATGAAGATTACCAACGCAGACAGCTTTGCAGTGGTAGATTTCGAAACCCAGAAGAGTCAAGTGGATGCGCTAGATAGAAGGCAATTAACAGTTGATGATACAGAAGTTGTCATGGGTCGTAAAACGGTCAAGAAAAGTCCTTCACCACCGGTTGGAAATGCACAGACACCATTACGCCCTCATAAAAAGCATTCAGGTAAAAAAAGAGAGTGA